A window of Phycobacter azelaicus contains these coding sequences:
- a CDS encoding hydroxymethylglutaryl-CoA lyase — protein sequence MTQRVEIFEMGPRDGLQNEKRAIPVAEKIALVDCLSRAGFRRIEVASFVSPKWVPQMAGSGEVLAGIKRAPGVSYAALTPNMRGYEDAVAAKADEIAVFAAASEGFSKANINATIAESIERFLPILEAAKKIDLPVRGYVSCVTDCPYDGATPPEKVAEVAERLFELGCYEISLGDTIGQGTPETITKMLEAVKARVPIEKLAGHYHDTAGRAIANIDASLAQGVRVFDAAVGGLGGCPYAPGAAGNVATETVHAHLTALGYDTGLDARVLDEAAELARAMRGVAA from the coding sequence ATGACGCAACGCGTTGAGATTTTCGAGATGGGTCCGCGCGACGGGCTGCAGAATGAAAAGCGGGCCATTCCGGTGGCGGAAAAGATCGCGCTGGTGGATTGCCTGTCGCGCGCTGGCTTCCGGCGGATCGAGGTGGCGAGCTTTGTCTCGCCCAAATGGGTGCCGCAGATGGCGGGCAGTGGTGAGGTTCTGGCCGGTATCAAACGTGCTCCCGGCGTTTCTTATGCCGCACTGACCCCAAATATGCGCGGCTACGAGGATGCGGTCGCGGCAAAGGCGGATGAAATCGCGGTTTTTGCGGCGGCCTCCGAAGGGTTCTCCAAGGCCAATATCAACGCGACAATTGCCGAAAGCATTGAGCGTTTCCTGCCCATCCTGGAGGCGGCGAAGAAGATCGACCTGCCCGTACGGGGTTATGTCTCTTGCGTGACCGATTGCCCCTACGATGGCGCTACCCCGCCGGAAAAGGTGGCAGAAGTGGCAGAGCGGCTGTTTGAACTTGGCTGCTATGAGATCTCTCTGGGGGATACCATCGGGCAGGGCACGCCGGAGACGATCACGAAAATGCTGGAAGCGGTGAAGGCCCGCGTACCGATCGAGAAACTGGCTGGGCATTATCATGACACCGCGGGGAGGGCGATCGCCAACATCGATGCTTCGCTCGCGCAGGGCGTGCGGGTCTTCGATGCCGCCGTAGGCGGGCTTGGCGGCTGCCCCTATGCGCCGGGCGCGGCTGGGAATGTGGCAACCGAGACGGTGCATGCGCATCTGACGGCGCTTGGATATGACACGGGGCTCGATGCACGGGTTCTGGATGAGGCTGCCGAACTTGCCCGCGCCATGCGTGGCGTTGCGGCGTGA
- a CDS encoding AMP-binding protein gives MSELRHIPGLTHDGAWDVPRALNMAAQAMAHASDACAIIDLTGPERRDISHGELASMVDGLACYLLSRIQPGDRVGVLLSQSPWCAAAHLAIWKVGAISVPLFKLFKRDALASRAGDAGVRFVLTDPEGAMLLGDLAEAVMVQDAGIDGAPVPFAETTSETPAVLIYTSGTTGSPKGALHAHRVLTGHLPGVAISHDHLGQLGDCLWTPADWAWIGGLFDVLMPGLALGVPVVAARLDKFTPEACADLIARGGVRNIFFPPTALRMLKAAGKAVPGLRSVASGGEPLGAEMLAWGQEAFGLTINEFYGQTECNMVASSCGVDFPPRPGCIGKAVPGHEVAVIDAKGNPTDQEGDVAVRRGSASMMLEYWNRPKETAEKFHGDWLVTGDRGIWEGDYLRFVGREDDVITSSGYRIGPAEIEDCLLTHPSVATVGVVGKPDPMRTEIVKAYVVLKEGAAATEKELQDYVKDRLAHYSYPREIEFLDALPMTVTGKVIRKELKARAAAEQESSV, from the coding sequence ATGTCAGAGTTGCGCCATATTCCGGGTTTGACACATGACGGGGCATGGGATGTGCCTCGGGCACTGAACATGGCGGCGCAGGCCATGGCGCATGCGTCGGATGCCTGCGCGATCATCGATCTGACCGGGCCAGAGCGGCGTGACATTTCGCACGGCGAACTGGCATCTATGGTCGATGGGCTGGCGTGCTATCTTTTGTCGCGAATCCAGCCGGGGGATCGTGTTGGGGTGCTGCTCAGCCAATCGCCCTGGTGCGCTGCGGCCCATCTGGCGATCTGGAAGGTCGGTGCCATCTCGGTGCCGCTGTTCAAACTGTTCAAACGGGACGCGCTGGCCTCTCGCGCTGGCGATGCGGGGGTGCGGTTCGTGCTGACCGACCCCGAGGGCGCGATGCTGCTTGGCGATCTGGCAGAGGCGGTGATGGTGCAAGATGCCGGTATCGACGGCGCTCCGGTGCCCTTTGCCGAGACGACGTCGGAAACGCCAGCGGTCCTTATATACACCTCCGGCACCACCGGCAGCCCAAAGGGGGCGCTCCACGCACACCGGGTGCTGACCGGGCACCTGCCGGGCGTGGCCATTAGCCACGATCATCTGGGCCAGCTGGGGGATTGCCTCTGGACCCCGGCGGACTGGGCCTGGATCGGTGGTTTGTTCGATGTCTTGATGCCCGGTCTTGCGCTGGGCGTTCCGGTCGTCGCGGCGCGGCTCGACAAATTCACGCCCGAGGCCTGCGCCGACCTGATCGCGCGCGGCGGTGTGCGCAATATCTTCTTCCCGCCCACCGCGCTCAGGATGCTCAAGGCCGCTGGCAAGGCGGTGCCGGGTCTGCGCTCGGTCGCTTCGGGCGGTGAACCCTTAGGGGCCGAGATGCTCGCCTGGGGGCAGGAGGCCTTTGGCCTCACGATCAACGAATTCTACGGGCAGACCGAATGCAACATGGTCGCCTCCTCCTGCGGGGTGGATTTTCCACCGCGTCCGGGCTGCATCGGCAAGGCGGTGCCGGGGCATGAGGTTGCCGTGATCGACGCGAAAGGCAATCCCACCGATCAGGAGGGCGATGTTGCGGTGCGCCGTGGCTCTGCCTCGATGATGCTGGAATACTGGAACCGCCCGAAGGAAACGGCGGAGAAGTTCCACGGCGACTGGCTGGTGACCGGCGATCGCGGCATCTGGGAGGGCGATTACTTGCGCTTTGTAGGCCGTGAGGATGATGTCATTACTTCCTCTGGCTATCGCATCGGCCCGGCCGAGATCGAGGACTGCCTGCTGACCCATCCAAGCGTTGCCACGGTCGGCGTCGTCGGCAAGCCCGACCCGATGCGCACCGAGATCGTCAAGGCCTATGTGGTGCTGAAAGAAGGCGCTGCGGCCACCGAGAAAGAGTTGCAGGACTACGTCAAGGACCGCCTTGCCCACTATTCCTACCCCCGCGAAATCGAATTTCTGGACGCCCTGCCGATGACCGTCACCGGCAAGGTGATCCGCAAAGAGTTGAAGGCCCGTGCGGCCGCTGAACAGGAGTCTTCCGTATGA
- a CDS encoding acetyl-CoA carboxylase biotin carboxylase subunit — translation MFDKILIANRGEIACRVMETARAMGVKTVAIYSDADRASKHVAMADEACHIGTGSAPADSYLLGDEIIAIAKATGAQAIHPGYGFLSENPEFVDAVEAAGLVFIGPSADAIRKMGLKDAAKALMEEAGVPVVPGYHGKNQDPEHLSGAADTIGYPVLIKAVAGGGGKGMRLVEQPEDFMEALKSAQGEATTAFGNPDVLIEKYIQQPRHIEVQVFGDGTTAVHLFERDCSLQRRHQKVIEEAPAPGMTAEMREAMGRAGVRAAEAIGYKGAGTVEFIVDGSNGLRPDGFWFMEMNTRLQVEHPVTELITGVDLVEWQLRVASGESLPKQQDELTITGHAFEARLYAEDVPKGFLPATGTLTHLQFPDSCRADSGVRAGDTISPWYDPMISKVIVHGPTRAVALSRLSQALAETEVGGTVTNLAFLGALAAHEGFAAGDVDTGLIARDLDRLVQAPMVKPEHKAAAGMQALGLINTAWDTGFTLWSDLHRSVHLSLQGEEFEAMVEVDGPDRQVWTIGEEQVIANRIGGAWVLGGDRLPPMAQAENTITVFDGYGIQFEVIDPLDRASAAGGDMNVIEAPMPGLVKAVFAEAGQEVKEGDRLAILEAMKMEHSLLAARDGTVAEVLAAAGDQVEAGAALVRLDAAED, via the coding sequence ATGTTTGACAAAATTCTGATCGCAAACCGGGGCGAGATCGCCTGCCGCGTTATGGAAACCGCCCGCGCCATGGGCGTGAAAACCGTCGCCATCTATTCGGATGCTGACCGCGCATCGAAACATGTGGCCATGGCGGATGAGGCCTGCCACATCGGCACCGGCTCTGCCCCCGCCGACAGCTACCTTCTGGGGGATGAGATCATAGCCATCGCCAAGGCGACTGGCGCTCAGGCGATCCACCCCGGCTATGGCTTTCTGTCGGAAAACCCCGAGTTCGTGGACGCGGTCGAGGCGGCTGGCCTTGTGTTTATCGGCCCTTCGGCGGATGCGATCCGCAAGATGGGACTAAAGGACGCGGCCAAGGCGCTGATGGAGGAGGCGGGCGTGCCCGTCGTCCCCGGCTATCACGGCAAGAACCAGGATCCCGAGCACCTGTCCGGTGCCGCTGACACCATCGGCTACCCTGTCCTGATCAAGGCGGTTGCAGGCGGTGGCGGCAAGGGCATGCGCCTTGTGGAGCAGCCCGAGGACTTCATGGAAGCGCTCAAAAGCGCCCAAGGTGAAGCCACCACGGCCTTTGGCAACCCGGATGTGCTGATCGAGAAATACATTCAGCAGCCCCGCCATATCGAAGTGCAGGTCTTTGGAGATGGCACCACAGCGGTGCATCTCTTTGAACGGGACTGTTCGCTCCAGCGTCGTCACCAGAAGGTCATAGAAGAGGCGCCCGCGCCCGGCATGACCGCCGAAATGCGCGAGGCCATGGGCCGTGCCGGTGTGCGCGCAGCCGAGGCGATTGGCTATAAAGGGGCCGGTACGGTGGAGTTCATCGTCGATGGCTCGAATGGTCTGCGCCCGGACGGGTTCTGGTTCATGGAGATGAACACCCGTCTGCAGGTGGAACATCCTGTGACGGAGCTGATCACCGGCGTCGATCTGGTGGAATGGCAGCTGCGCGTCGCATCGGGTGAAAGCCTGCCGAAACAGCAGGACGAGCTGACCATCACCGGCCATGCCTTTGAGGCGCGGCTGTATGCCGAAGACGTGCCAAAGGGGTTCTTGCCCGCAACCGGCACGCTGACGCATCTGCAATTCCCCGATAGCTGCCGCGCCGACAGCGGCGTGCGGGCAGGGGATACCATCAGCCCCTGGTATGATCCGATGATCTCCAAGGTGATTGTGCATGGCCCCACCCGCGCGGTCGCCCTGTCGCGCCTGTCGCAGGCCCTTGCGGAAACCGAGGTGGGCGGCACGGTCACGAACCTTGCCTTCCTTGGCGCCTTGGCCGCACATGAAGGCTTTGCCGCGGGGGATGTGGACACCGGCCTGATTGCGCGGGATTTGGATCGGCTGGTGCAGGCGCCCATGGTCAAGCCCGAGCACAAGGCCGCCGCCGGAATGCAGGCGCTGGGCCTGATCAACACCGCTTGGGACACCGGCTTTACCCTGTGGTCCGACCTGCACCGCTCGGTTCATCTCAGCCTTCAGGGCGAAGAGTTCGAGGCCATGGTCGAGGTGGACGGGCCGGATCGTCAGGTCTGGACCATTGGCGAGGAACAGGTGATTGCAAACCGGATTGGCGGTGCTTGGGTCCTTGGTGGCGACCGGCTGCCGCCGATGGCGCAGGCGGAAAATACGATCACCGTCTTTGATGGCTACGGGATCCAGTTCGAGGTGATCGATCCGCTGGATCGCGCATCGGCTGCCGGGGGCGACATGAATGTGATCGAGGCGCCGATGCCGGGTCTGGTCAAGGCTGTCTTTGCCGAGGCAGGCCAAGAGGTGAAGGAGGGCGATCGTCTTGCCATTCTGGAAGCCATGAAGATGGAGCATTCGCTCTTGGCGGCGCGCGATGGCACCGTGGCCGAGGTTCTGGCCGCCGCGGGCGATCAGGTCGAGGCGGGCGCCGCGCTGGTGCGTCTGGACGCAGCGGAAGACTGA
- a CDS encoding NADH-quinone oxidoreductase subunit A, which translates to MEEMLREYLPILVFLAVAIGLGIVLILAAVVLAVRNPDPEKVSAYECGFNAFDDARMKFDVRFYLVSILFIIFDLEIAFLFPWAVGFADLSDTAFWSMMVFLGVLTAGFAYEWKKGALEWE; encoded by the coding sequence GTGGAAGAGATGTTGCGGGAATACCTCCCGATCCTGGTGTTTCTGGCCGTCGCCATCGGCCTTGGAATTGTCCTTATTCTGGCGGCCGTTGTGCTCGCCGTGCGCAATCCCGACCCGGAAAAAGTAAGTGCTTACGAATGTGGTTTCAACGCGTTCGACGACGCCCGTATGAAATTCGACGTGCGATTTTACCTGGTGTCGATTCTGTTCATCATTTTCGATCTGGAAATCGCCTTCCTGTTCCCGTGGGCCGTGGGCTTTGCGGATCTGAGCGATACGGCCTTCTGGTCAATGATGGTGTTCCTGGGCGTGCTGACCGCCGGCTTTGCCTATGAATGGAAGAAGGGGGCCCTGGAATGGGAGTGA
- a CDS encoding carboxyl transferase domain-containing protein, producing MKLQSKAMPSSEGFKQNRAAHLEALAQIDAAAEAARMGGGEQSRARHESRGKMLPRRRVANLLDPGSPFLEIGATAAHNMYDGAAPAAGVIAGIGRVHGQEVMVVCNDATVKGGTYYPMTVKKHLRAQEIAEENRLPCIYLVDSGGANLPNQDEVFPDRDHFGRIFYNQARMSAKGIPQIAVVMGSCTAGGAYVPAMSDVTIIVKEQGTIFLAGPPLVKAATGEVVSAEDLGGGDVHTRLSGVADYLAEDDAHALALARRAVQSLNITKPLTVNWASPEEPAYDPEEILGVVPGDLRTPYDIREVIARLVDGSRFDEFKPRFGETLVTGFAHVKGCPVGIIANNGVLFSEAAQKGAHFVELCSQRKIPLVFLQNITGFMVGRKYENEGIARHGAKMVTAVATTNVPKVTMLVGGSFGAGNYGMSGRAYQPRFLWTWPNSRISVMGGEQAAGVLATVKRDAIERQGGSWSAEEEAEFKRPTIEMFEEQSHPLYASARLWDDGIIDPRKSREVLALSLSAALNAPIEDTRFGVFRM from the coding sequence ATGAAACTTCAATCCAAGGCAATGCCTTCTTCCGAAGGCTTCAAACAGAACCGAGCGGCGCATCTCGAAGCGCTGGCGCAGATCGATGCGGCGGCAGAGGCGGCGCGCATGGGTGGCGGCGAGCAATCTCGTGCCCGCCACGAAAGCCGGGGCAAGATGCTGCCACGCCGCCGGGTTGCGAACCTTCTGGATCCGGGCTCTCCATTTCTGGAAATCGGCGCGACGGCTGCCCACAATATGTATGACGGTGCAGCCCCCGCAGCAGGCGTGATTGCAGGCATTGGCCGGGTGCATGGGCAAGAGGTCATGGTGGTCTGCAACGACGCCACCGTGAAGGGCGGCACCTATTACCCGATGACGGTCAAGAAACACCTGCGCGCGCAGGAGATTGCCGAGGAAAACCGCCTGCCGTGTATCTACCTGGTGGACTCTGGCGGCGCCAACCTGCCCAACCAGGACGAGGTCTTCCCGGACCGCGACCACTTTGGCCGCATCTTCTACAATCAGGCGCGCATGTCGGCCAAAGGCATCCCGCAGATCGCCGTGGTGATGGGCTCCTGTACCGCAGGCGGCGCCTATGTGCCCGCGATGTCGGATGTGACCATCATCGTCAAGGAGCAGGGCACCATCTTCCTCGCGGGCCCGCCGCTGGTGAAGGCGGCAACCGGTGAGGTGGTCAGCGCCGAAGACCTGGGCGGCGGCGATGTGCACACGCGCCTTTCTGGCGTGGCCGATTATCTGGCCGAGGATGACGCCCATGCGCTGGCGCTGGCGCGCCGCGCGGTGCAGTCGCTCAACATCACCAAACCCCTCACCGTGAACTGGGCCTCCCCTGAGGAACCCGCCTATGACCCCGAGGAAATCCTGGGCGTAGTGCCGGGCGATCTGCGCACGCCCTATGACATCCGAGAGGTGATCGCGCGGCTGGTCGACGGCTCGCGCTTTGACGAATTCAAGCCGCGCTTTGGTGAGACTTTGGTCACGGGCTTTGCCCATGTGAAGGGCTGCCCGGTGGGGATCATCGCCAACAATGGTGTGCTGTTCTCAGAGGCAGCACAGAAAGGCGCACATTTCGTTGAACTGTGCTCCCAGCGCAAGATCCCGCTGGTCTTCCTGCAGAACATCACCGGCTTCATGGTGGGCCGCAAGTATGAGAACGAAGGCATCGCCCGCCATGGCGCCAAGATGGTGACGGCGGTGGCGACGACCAATGTGCCCAAGGTGACCATGCTTGTGGGCGGCTCTTTCGGGGCCGGAAACTACGGCATGTCGGGGCGCGCCTATCAGCCGCGTTTCCTCTGGACCTGGCCGAACAGCCGCATTTCCGTGATGGGCGGTGAGCAGGCAGCGGGGGTTCTCGCGACCGTGAAACGCGACGCCATCGAACGGCAGGGCGGCAGTTGGAGCGCCGAGGAAGAGGCCGAATTCAAGCGCCCCACCATCGAGATGTTCGAGGAGCAGAGTCACCCGCTCTATGCCTCGGCGCGGCTTTGGGACGATGGCATCATCGATCCTCGCAAATCCCGCGAGGTGCTGGCCCTGTCGCTGAGCGCCGCTTTGAATGCCCCGATTGAAGACACGCGCTTTGGCGTGTTCCGGATGTGA
- a CDS encoding NuoB/complex I 20 kDa subunit family protein, with the protein MGVMTGANTAGVDKEVVTQALNAELQDKGFLLTSAEDIINWARTGSLHWMTFGLACCAVEMMHTSMPRYDAERFGIAPRASPRQSDVMIVAGTLTNKMAPALRKVYDQMPEPRYVISMGSCANGGGYYHYSYSVVRGCDRIVPVDVYVPGCPPTAEALLYGLMQLQRKIRRTGTLVR; encoded by the coding sequence ATGGGAGTGATGACCGGAGCCAACACCGCTGGTGTCGACAAGGAAGTCGTCACCCAGGCCCTGAATGCCGAGCTGCAGGACAAAGGTTTCCTGCTGACCTCGGCTGAGGATATCATCAATTGGGCGCGCACCGGCTCGCTGCACTGGATGACCTTTGGTCTGGCGTGCTGCGCGGTTGAGATGATGCACACCTCGATGCCCCGCTATGACGCCGAACGCTTTGGCATCGCGCCGCGCGCCTCTCCGCGCCAGTCGGACGTGATGATTGTGGCCGGAACGCTCACCAACAAGATGGCGCCCGCGTTGCGCAAGGTCTACGATCAGATGCCCGAGCCGCGTTACGTGATCTCAATGGGCTCCTGCGCCAATGGCGGTGGCTACTACCACTACAGCTATTCGGTTGTGCGCGGCTGTGACCGTATCGTTCCGGTGGATGTCTATGTGCCGGGCTGCCCGCCGACGGCAGAGGCGCTGCTTTACGGTCTGATGCAGCTGCAACGCAAGATCCGCCGCACCGGCACCCTGGTCCGCTGA
- a CDS encoding crotonase/enoyl-CoA hydratase family protein, which translates to MFNTIKLETDERGVATLTLNRPDKHNAMSGEMLLELKQAAQDLGEDESVRVVVLTGSGKSFCAGGDLGWMQAQMTADAATRAKEARVLADVLMLLNTLPKPLIGAIQGNAFGGGVGMASVCDVAVGVDSLKMGLTETKLGLIPATIGPYVIARMGEARARRVFMSARLFGAAEAVDLGLLARIVPSDQLAEAVEAEVLPYMACAPGAVAAAKKLTRDLGPRLDESTIDHTIKALVDRWEGAEAPEGIAAFFEKRKPSWQR; encoded by the coding sequence ATGTTCAACACGATCAAGCTGGAAACGGACGAGCGCGGGGTTGCCACACTCACCCTCAACCGCCCGGACAAACACAACGCCATGTCCGGCGAAATGCTCTTGGAGCTGAAACAGGCGGCGCAGGATCTTGGCGAAGATGAAAGCGTGCGTGTGGTGGTTCTGACGGGATCGGGCAAGAGTTTCTGCGCGGGCGGGGACCTTGGCTGGATGCAGGCGCAAATGACGGCGGATGCCGCGACCCGTGCAAAAGAGGCGCGGGTTCTGGCCGACGTGCTGATGCTGCTCAATACGCTGCCAAAGCCCCTGATCGGGGCGATCCAGGGCAATGCCTTTGGCGGCGGCGTTGGTATGGCCTCGGTCTGCGATGTGGCGGTTGGTGTCGATAGCCTAAAGATGGGCCTGACCGAGACCAAACTGGGGCTGATCCCGGCCACAATCGGTCCCTATGTCATTGCCCGCATGGGCGAAGCACGCGCACGCCGGGTTTTCATGTCGGCGCGGCTTTTTGGTGCGGCCGAAGCGGTCGACCTCGGCCTTCTGGCGAGAATCGTTCCGTCGGATCAATTGGCCGAAGCGGTGGAAGCGGAAGTGCTTCCTTACATGGCCTGCGCGCCGGGGGCTGTTGCTGCCGCCAAGAAACTGACTCGGGATCTGGGGCCGCGCCTGGATGAGTCCACTATCGATCATACCATCAAAGCGCTGGTAGACCGCTGGGAGGGCGCCGAAGCCCCCGAGGGGATTGCGGCGTTCTTCGAAAAGCGCAAGCCCAGCTGGCAGCGGTAG
- a CDS encoding OmpW/AlkL family protein codes for MKRMVSALAVSAVLVAGAAPAVAQSQGDWTFGAGIANVNPKSNNGTLAGGAATINDDTQLSLTVEYFIRDNLGIELLAATPFEHDITIAGVGYAGTTKQLPPTLSLNYHFPTKGKVKPFLGVGVNYTTFFEESSPLGTLSLDDSWGLAINAGADWQVSDNGALRFNVRYMDIDSEAFLNGASIGTAEIDPVVIGVAYVHRF; via the coding sequence ATGAAACGCATGGTTTCCGCTCTCGCCGTCTCCGCGGTGCTTGTTGCCGGGGCGGCCCCGGCTGTTGCTCAGTCGCAAGGCGACTGGACCTTCGGCGCAGGTATCGCCAACGTGAACCCCAAGTCGAACAACGGCACGCTTGCGGGCGGTGCGGCGACGATCAACGACGACACCCAGCTGTCGCTGACCGTTGAGTATTTCATCCGCGACAACCTCGGGATCGAACTCTTGGCCGCCACCCCTTTTGAGCACGACATCACCATCGCTGGCGTGGGCTATGCGGGCACCACCAAGCAACTGCCGCCAACCCTGTCGCTGAACTACCACTTCCCGACCAAGGGCAAGGTCAAACCCTTCCTCGGAGTTGGTGTGAACTACACCACCTTCTTTGAGGAAAGCTCGCCCCTCGGAACGCTGAGCCTTGATGACAGCTGGGGTCTTGCCATCAACGCGGGTGCTGACTGGCAGGTCTCGGACAACGGCGCGCTGCGCTTCAACGTGCGCTACATGGACATCGACAGCGAAGCCTTCCTGAACGGCGCCTCCATCGGCACCGCTGAGATTGATCCGGTCGTGATTGGTGTCGCTTACGTGCACCGCTTCTGA